A region of Drosophila mauritiana strain mau12 chromosome 3L, ASM438214v1, whole genome shotgun sequence DNA encodes the following proteins:
- the LOC117139264 gene encoding uncharacterized protein LOC117139264, producing the protein MFDITWLPTACGSLAPALIPPAHIVILWYFWENYARYVDRHFCTCSCWDTVFKGPYESGVAAYKHMYFNATPNSFKMWILTVFAVIALYECIKRLIALILQQRVRYSMLLLFLLSIFSHYYAWWAYINYYNDDYYNQWNHQLFFTVTELFSTVLVMHLANTTNVVTPKKVFCIVGIALLHILASSFDQFFMNVVRGEGYAHQIVRDIGFMVPDLLQLFVPVWLLRQARRECYTTRPFHRDRKLHRDIVMMLCLVSLLFVICTVL; encoded by the exons ATGTTCGACATCACCTGGCTGCCCACCGCCTGCGGATCGCTGGCTCCGGCCCTCATCCCGCCAGCGCACATCGTCATACTGTGGTACTTCTGGGAGAACTACGCACGCTACGTGGACAGGCACTTCTGCACCTGCTCCTGCTGGGACACCGTCTTCAAGGGACCCTACGAGTCGGGCGTGGCCGCCTACAAGCACATGTACTTCAATGCCACGCCCAACAGCTTCAAGATGTGGATTCTGACCGTGTTCGCCGTGATTGCCCTGTACGAGTGCATCAAGAGGCTAATCGCCCTGATCCTCCAGCAGCGCGTGCGGTACTCCATGCTGCTGCTCTTCCTGCTCTCGATATTCTCGCATTACTATGCCTGGTGGGCGTACATCAACTACTACAACGATGACTACTACAATCAGTGGAACCACCAGCTCTTCTTCACG GTAACCGAGTTGTTCTCAACGGTGCTAGTGATGCACCTGGCCAACACCACCAACGTGGTCACGCCAAAGAAAGTCTTCTGCATCGTCGGCATCGCCCTGCTGCACATCCTGGCCAGCAGCTTTGATCAGTTCTTCATGAATGTGGTGCGCGGCGAGGGTTACGCCCACCAGATAGTACGGGACATTGGGTTCATGGTGCCTGATCTGCTCCAGCTCTTCGTCCCAGTTTGGCTGCTGCGACAGGCACGTCGCGAGTGCTATACCACGCGACCCTTCCACCGAGATCGGAAACTCCATCGGGATATTGTGATGATGCTGTGCCTGGTGTCGCTGCTCTTTGTCATCTGCACGGTTTTGTGA